In the Leptospira selangorensis genome, one interval contains:
- a CDS encoding TIGR02300 family protein, translating into MATAKKTAKKKAAPKSKPPVKKSAPKKKTPPAKKKEVASTSKPAGTKKSSASKSSLNPLGKKFTCHTCGTKFYDLNKEVKICPKCGADQSKRPPSKSRSRAARVEEEEFPEENLDYDSEVGFEEEEGGIVEEPLEDEEDEEEEEE; encoded by the coding sequence ATGGCAACAGCTAAGAAAACGGCTAAGAAAAAAGCTGCACCGAAGTCCAAACCTCCGGTGAAAAAAAGTGCTCCTAAGAAAAAAACTCCTCCGGCAAAAAAGAAGGAAGTTGCTAGCACAAGCAAGCCTGCAGGGACTAAAAAGTCTTCTGCATCCAAATCTTCCCTCAATCCTCTGGGTAAAAAGTTCACCTGTCATACTTGTGGAACTAAGTTCTACGATCTAAACAAAGAAGTAAAAATCTGCCCTAAATGCGGAGCCGATCAAAGTAAACGTCCTCCTTCCAAATCCAGGTCCCGTGCGGCCAGAGTGGAAGAAGAAGAGTTTCCAGAAGAAAACTTAGACTACGATTCCGAAGTAGGTTTCGAAGAAGAAGAAGGTGGCATCGTAGAAGAGCCTCTTGAAGATGAGGAAGACGAGGAAGAGGAGGAGGAATAA
- the miaA gene encoding tRNA (adenosine(37)-N6)-dimethylallyltransferase MiaA, whose amino-acid sequence MIITAPTGAGKTALVRELDSSRFEIISFDSRQIYKELSIGTAAPSSEDCEKIPHHLVSFLSPSESIDAAKFVTKAEEALDDILSRGKIPVLTAGTGFYLNAFLYGMFPVPKISEEIKVKVESLSMEERIQELQKLDPKALQKIFPNDNYRYGRALEVNWMGTLWSELKVEEGSGALISKNLNILGAFFLDLDRKELYERIDSRARKMIESGMAEEAKRVSDKYGEDCPGLQSLGYNFALENIKGTSNLETFFGNLSQSHRNYAKRQITWFRKQKILEPIHPIEAYKKIKNING is encoded by the coding sequence CTGATCATCACCGCTCCCACCGGGGCCGGAAAAACGGCTCTGGTGAGAGAATTAGATTCTTCCCGTTTTGAAATTATTTCCTTCGACTCTAGACAGATCTACAAAGAGTTAAGTATCGGGACAGCCGCCCCAAGCTCCGAAGACTGCGAAAAAATCCCCCACCATCTGGTTTCATTTCTTTCTCCGTCCGAATCCATAGACGCAGCAAAATTTGTAACAAAGGCAGAAGAAGCACTGGATGATATACTTTCCAGAGGCAAAATCCCAGTTTTAACAGCAGGAACGGGGTTCTATTTGAATGCTTTTTTGTACGGAATGTTTCCTGTTCCGAAAATCAGTGAAGAAATAAAAGTGAAAGTGGAATCCTTGAGTATGGAAGAGCGGATCCAAGAGCTCCAGAAGCTGGACCCTAAAGCTCTCCAAAAAATCTTTCCAAACGATAACTACAGATATGGAAGAGCATTGGAAGTAAACTGGATGGGAACCCTTTGGTCCGAACTAAAAGTAGAAGAGGGGAGCGGCGCCCTAATTTCCAAAAATTTGAATATACTTGGGGCCTTCTTCTTAGATCTGGATCGAAAAGAATTGTATGAAAGGATCGATTCCAGGGCCAGAAAAATGATAGAATCCGGAATGGCTGAAGAAGCAAAAAGGGTCTCAGATAAATACGGGGAAGATTGTCCCGGCCTTCAGTCCTTAGGTTATAATTTCGCGCTTGAAAATATTAAAGGAACGTCCAATCTTGAGACATTCTTTGGGAATTTAAGCCAGTCTCATAGGAATTACGCCAAACGTCAGATTACTTGGTTTCGAAAGCAAAAGATATTGGAACCGATCCATCCGATTGAAGCGTATAAAAAGATAAAAAATATAAACGGATAA
- the hfq gene encoding RNA chaperone Hfq: protein MSAKNNIQDQLLNTARKEKLELTIYLLNGVPLKGKVVSFDNFTIVLEQENKQSLVYKHAISTIIPSKVIKLYTEEAAKEAPSA from the coding sequence ATGTCTGCTAAAAATAATATACAGGACCAACTGCTCAATACGGCTAGAAAAGAAAAACTAGAATTGACCATCTATCTTCTAAACGGAGTTCCTCTAAAAGGGAAAGTGGTAAGTTTTGATAATTTTACGATAGTCCTTGAGCAGGAAAACAAGCAGAGTTTGGTGTACAAACACGCGATCTCGACGATCATTCCTTCCAAAGTAATCAAACTTTATACAGAAGAAGCAGCAAAAGAAGCTCCTTCCGCCTAA
- a CDS encoding mannose-1-phosphate guanylyltransferase, with product MTQDKPVVLIMAGGKGERFWPRSRVSTPKQLQKVYSKNTLLKETLNRAYTITSPDRVFIGTNATLKKAILAQERSFPENNFIIEPEGKNTAPIIALASLYFQEKFGDPVQVVLSADAWVNSDKEFAKSIQKALKEADEHLVLLGIKPNRPEVGYGYIASGKPTKHGFEVKSFFEKPDVKTAIKYIKKANFYWNPGIFLWKTSLILDEFEKHSPKILKPLKDRFPFKKMGDLGEAFKLLPSEPVDIAIMEKSARIRMVEASFSWDDVGSWLSLERVLPGDNQGNRHIGKEILFYKSGNNVTQTRKEFTALLGVQDIVVVEEEDVLFIASKEGIGDIKNMVAEIRKNKGLQKYTE from the coding sequence ATGACACAAGACAAACCCGTAGTACTTATTATGGCGGGGGGAAAAGGAGAAAGATTCTGGCCAAGATCCAGAGTTTCCACTCCGAAACAACTCCAGAAAGTATATTCTAAAAATACTCTTTTAAAAGAGACTTTGAATCGTGCTTATACGATCACAAGTCCTGATAGAGTTTTTATAGGAACAAACGCCACTTTAAAAAAAGCGATCCTTGCTCAGGAAAGAAGTTTCCCAGAGAATAATTTTATCATAGAGCCTGAAGGAAAAAATACAGCACCTATTATTGCTTTAGCTTCTTTATATTTTCAAGAGAAGTTCGGTGATCCGGTTCAGGTTGTACTTTCTGCGGATGCTTGGGTGAATTCGGACAAAGAATTTGCTAAGAGTATCCAAAAAGCTTTAAAAGAAGCGGACGAACATCTTGTACTTCTTGGTATCAAACCGAATCGTCCTGAAGTAGGTTACGGTTATATCGCTTCAGGAAAACCGACCAAACATGGATTCGAAGTAAAATCATTCTTCGAAAAGCCGGATGTAAAAACGGCGATCAAGTATATTAAAAAAGCGAACTTCTATTGGAACCCGGGGATCTTTCTTTGGAAGACAAGTTTGATCTTGGATGAGTTTGAAAAACATTCTCCTAAAATATTAAAACCTCTTAAGGATAGATTTCCATTCAAGAAGATGGGAGATCTGGGAGAAGCATTCAAACTTCTTCCATCCGAGCCGGTTGATATAGCTATCATGGAAAAGAGTGCTCGTATCAGAATGGTAGAAGCAAGTTTCTCTTGGGATGATGTAGGCTCTTGGCTTTCCTTAGAAAGAGTATTACCTGGAGACAACCAGGGTAATCGTCATATCGGTAAAGAAATTCTATTTTATAAATCCGGAAACAACGTCACTCAAACTAGAAAAGAATTCACTGCATTACTCGGAGTACAGGATATCGTTGTAGTTGAAGAGGAAGATGTTCTCTTCATCGCTTCTAAAGAAGGAATAGGTGATATCAAGAATATGGTAGCCGAGATCCGTAAAAATAAAGGTTTACAAAAGTACACCGAATAA
- a CDS encoding chemotaxis protein CheW has translation MSAEIEHQYILFSLGEEEYALPIVLVDEIIKIHNLVKVPRSKNYFAGIMDIRGKVVKMVDLGVKLNIPHSHEQGYDRAIVVKIGGESVGIIVDKVANVALFPPETINPPPPSIKGISSRYITGVGKKDDRFIILIDIEKILGSEELAELGAGAK, from the coding sequence ATGTCCGCCGAAATCGAACACCAGTACATTCTATTTAGCTTGGGAGAGGAAGAATACGCTCTTCCAATCGTTCTCGTGGATGAGATCATCAAGATCCATAACTTGGTAAAGGTTCCCAGATCCAAAAATTACTTCGCCGGTATCATGGATATCCGTGGGAAAGTAGTGAAGATGGTGGACCTAGGTGTGAAACTTAATATTCCCCATTCCCATGAGCAAGGTTATGACCGTGCAATCGTGGTAAAAATCGGCGGAGAATCCGTCGGTATCATAGTTGATAAGGTAGCTAACGTAGCACTTTTTCCTCCTGAAACAATCAATCCTCCTCCTCCTTCTATCAAAGGAATTTCCTCCCGTTATATCACGGGTGTCGGTAAAAAGGACGATAGGTTCATCATCCTGATCGATATCGAAAAAATTCTAGGATCTGAAGAATTAGCGGAGTTGGGTGCCGGAGCGAAATGA
- a CDS encoding LIC_12238 family plasminogen-binding lipoprotein, whose translation MNIRFSYFIILLYSFFFFSCLGMSGEFGWALMDETKQSLLEKKFTTVQEFTLTREKLIFPTNKTLVYIYKFSRIPNPEAEIYVSLSRFQVGFNEIEVKRKRPEISSSSITGRFQELIAGKYLVKVSYEGEVIDQVEFRVIEPEDREEEKESGDDVDKYTKAKKSLNQ comes from the coding sequence ATGAATATCCGATTTTCCTATTTTATAATTCTATTATATTCTTTTTTCTTTTTCTCCTGTTTAGGAATGAGCGGAGAATTCGGCTGGGCTTTGATGGATGAAACCAAACAAAGTTTGCTGGAGAAAAAATTCACCACCGTCCAAGAGTTTACTCTTACGAGAGAGAAACTGATATTCCCTACAAACAAAACTCTTGTATATATTTACAAATTTTCAAGGATCCCAAACCCGGAAGCGGAGATCTATGTGAGTCTTAGCAGATTCCAAGTAGGCTTCAACGAGATAGAAGTAAAACGTAAAAGACCGGAAATTTCCAGCTCCAGTATTACAGGTCGTTTCCAAGAATTGATCGCAGGCAAATATTTGGTCAAAGTCTCCTATGAAGGAGAAGTGATCGACCAGGTGGAATTCAGAGTAATAGAACCGGAAGATAGAGAGGAAGAAAAAGAATCCGGAGACGATGTGGACAAATACACTAAGGCGAAAAAATCTTTAAATCAATAA
- a CDS encoding CBS domain-containing protein, with protein MLVKDILEKKDRKILSVEPNTTVWEAIRFMTKYDIGSVIVLKEGKLAGIFTERDLLHFASTDREAVFDKTVADLMSTTLTTMQPNDQVDDVLSIMLKKRIRHMPILDGNRLVGIISIGDAVKAKIAKTEEENKNLKNYIYSESGFI; from the coding sequence ATGCTGGTAAAAGATATCTTGGAAAAAAAGGACCGAAAGATCCTTTCGGTGGAACCCAATACCACCGTTTGGGAAGCGATCCGATTTATGACCAAGTATGATATAGGTTCCGTGATAGTGCTCAAAGAAGGGAAACTCGCCGGTATATTTACAGAAAGGGATTTACTTCATTTTGCCTCCACAGACAGGGAAGCAGTATTCGATAAGACGGTGGCAGATCTAATGTCCACCACATTGACTACTATGCAACCGAACGACCAAGTGGATGATGTTCTTTCCATTATGCTAAAAAAAAGGATCCGGCATATGCCGATTCTGGATGGCAATAGATTGGTGGGAATCATCTCCATAGGAGACGCTGTGAAAGCTAAAATCGCGAAAACGGAAGAAGAGAATAAAAACTTAAAAAATTATATATATAGCGAATCCGGATTTATTTGA
- a CDS encoding ATP-binding response regulator, whose amino-acid sequence MSSSSEQPNILIVEDEWLLSFNLQKTLQNLGYKVAGVAANGQDAQSIFKETDPDLVLMDISIEGDMDGIQTAQHIQRIKDVPIVFMTAYTDDSTFMRAMDAASTYAYITKPFQNHQLKSSIEIALRQQKRLGIVKESGKEFKNVIQSISEGAVSLDGEGNIIFLNHSAEELTGWSLEEALGKPGDVVLSFIQTQIGSGEHPDNLGHNLRYIPAVLVRKDDRKIRVGFRVSPIRDEANRIVGSIVTFSELDLLSVSEKRISEMEKVIQSEKRLESIQKLAAGIAHEINNPLMGVINYGNIIRNKKDLPTDIRNYARVIIEQGERISGIIRNLILFSRSDNEEPAWCKLDDILAGVEGIISELLKSKNLEISKNIPSDMPDVFLKQNQIKEVLYYLLYFYADGVGSDLKGSTIHFNAGLEDTKTDSGQYLDIRLSGTLNGELDPENAFQPFERIQSDDSRIGMGLSVCYGIIQSNHGKLDVQKSSSGTDFHIRLPVQIK is encoded by the coding sequence ATGAGTTCTTCTTCAGAACAACCGAATATTCTAATCGTCGAGGACGAGTGGCTTCTATCTTTCAACCTTCAAAAGACTCTCCAAAATTTAGGTTATAAGGTGGCAGGTGTCGCTGCGAATGGTCAGGACGCTCAATCTATTTTTAAGGAAACGGATCCGGATCTAGTTCTTATGGATATCTCCATCGAAGGTGATATGGATGGGATCCAGACTGCACAACATATCCAAAGGATCAAAGACGTTCCGATCGTTTTTATGACCGCATATACTGATGACTCTACGTTTATGAGAGCGATGGATGCGGCTTCTACTTATGCTTATATCACTAAACCATTCCAGAATCATCAGCTTAAGTCTTCTATAGAGATCGCACTTCGCCAACAAAAACGATTGGGAATCGTTAAGGAAAGTGGCAAAGAATTTAAGAATGTGATCCAAAGTATTTCAGAAGGTGCAGTCTCTCTGGACGGCGAGGGAAATATTATATTTCTAAATCATTCCGCCGAAGAGCTTACAGGTTGGAGTTTAGAAGAGGCACTCGGAAAACCCGGGGATGTAGTTCTTTCTTTTATACAAACTCAGATCGGTTCCGGAGAACATCCTGATAATTTAGGCCATAATCTTAGATATATCCCTGCTGTCCTTGTTAGAAAGGATGATAGAAAGATCAGAGTAGGGTTCAGAGTTTCTCCTATTAGGGACGAGGCGAATCGGATCGTAGGAAGTATCGTAACCTTCTCCGAATTGGACCTTCTATCCGTATCCGAAAAAAGGATCTCTGAAATGGAGAAGGTAATCCAATCAGAAAAAAGATTGGAGTCCATCCAGAAATTGGCAGCGGGTATCGCTCATGAGATCAATAATCCTCTTATGGGTGTGATCAATTACGGAAATATTATTCGTAATAAAAAGGATCTACCTACTGATATTCGAAATTACGCCAGAGTGATCATAGAACAAGGGGAAAGGATCTCGGGTATTATCCGAAATCTGATCTTATTCTCTCGTTCCGATAATGAAGAGCCAGCTTGGTGTAAGCTGGATGATATTCTCGCCGGGGTAGAGGGGATTATCTCGGAATTATTGAAGTCCAAAAATTTGGAAATTTCAAAGAACATTCCTTCCGATATGCCGGATGTATTCTTAAAGCAGAATCAAATTAAAGAAGTATTATATTATCTTTTGTATTTTTATGCGGACGGTGTAGGTTCCGATCTGAAAGGAAGTACGATCCATTTTAACGCAGGGTTAGAGGATACTAAAACGGATTCAGGACAGTATCTGGACATCCGACTTTCAGGAACATTGAACGGAGAACTGGATCCTGAGAATGCCTTCCAACCTTTTGAAAGAATACAATCGGATGACTCTAGGATAGGGATGGGGCTTTCCGTTTGTTATGGGATCATACAATCCAATCACGGAAAACTGGATGTCCAAAAGTCCAGCTCTGGTACTGATTTCCATATCCGCCTTCCTGTCCAAATAAAATAG
- a CDS encoding class I fructose-bisphosphate aldolase, whose translation MLDKIKSALGAEADSLLNHVSKTIPKETLTIPGPNYIDEIFAKTDRNNSVLKNFQSIYNTGRLAGTGYLSILPVDQGIEHSAGASFAKNPAYFDPENIVKLAIEGGCNAVASTLGVLGLVSRQYAHKIPFVVKINHNELLSYPNKFDQILFANVEQAFDMGAAAVGATIYFGSDESSRQIQEISEAFHRAHELGLVTILWAYLRNDGFKNDKADYHIATDLTGQANHLAATIQADIVKQKLPETNLGGFRDLKFGKKDDKMYTDLSSDHPIDMARYQVANCYMGKIGLINSGGPSGSNDLGDAVKAAVINKRAGGMGLISGRKAFQKPMKDGVALLNAIQDVYLSKDVTIA comes from the coding sequence ATGTTAGATAAAATCAAGAGCGCATTAGGTGCGGAAGCGGATTCTCTCTTAAATCATGTCTCTAAAACCATCCCCAAGGAAACCCTGACCATCCCTGGTCCGAATTACATTGACGAAATTTTTGCTAAGACTGACAGAAACAACTCTGTTCTTAAAAATTTCCAATCCATTTATAATACAGGACGTCTTGCCGGAACTGGATATCTTTCCATTCTTCCTGTGGACCAAGGAATTGAGCATAGCGCGGGTGCTTCTTTCGCTAAAAACCCTGCTTATTTCGATCCGGAAAATATCGTAAAACTTGCGATCGAAGGCGGATGTAATGCGGTTGCTTCCACTCTTGGAGTTTTAGGATTAGTATCTCGTCAGTACGCTCACAAAATTCCTTTTGTAGTTAAGATCAATCATAACGAACTTCTAAGCTATCCGAACAAATTCGACCAGATCTTATTTGCAAACGTAGAGCAGGCATTTGATATGGGAGCTGCCGCTGTAGGAGCTACAATCTATTTCGGTTCCGACGAAAGTTCCAGACAGATCCAAGAGATCTCTGAAGCTTTCCACAGAGCTCATGAACTTGGACTAGTAACTATTCTTTGGGCCTATCTCAGAAACGATGGATTCAAAAACGATAAAGCGGATTATCATATCGCTACTGACCTTACCGGACAAGCAAACCATTTGGCTGCTACTATCCAGGCGGATATCGTAAAACAAAAACTACCTGAAACTAATTTAGGTGGATTCAGAGATCTGAAATTCGGTAAAAAAGATGATAAGATGTATACTGATCTTTCTTCCGATCATCCGATCGATATGGCGAGATACCAAGTAGCAAACTGTTATATGGGCAAGATCGGTCTGATCAACTCCGGTGGACCTTCCGGTTCTAATGATTTGGGTGACGCGGTAAAAGCTGCAGTTATCAACAAAAGAGCAGGTGGAATGGGACTTATCTCCGGAAGAAAGGCATTCCAAAAACCGATGAAAGACGGAGTAGCCTTATTAAACGCGATCCAAGACGTATATCTGTCTAAAGACGTAACAATCGCTTAA
- a CDS encoding cysteine synthase A — MEIKKGFADAIGNTPLIRLNYYSDLTGCEILGKAEFLNPGGSVKDRAALFIIEEAEKKGLLKPGGTVVEGTAGNTGIGLVHICNAKGYKCLIVIPDTQSKEKIDLLRTLGAEVRTVPAVPYKDPGNYVKVSARIAEETPNSIWANQFDNVANRLAHYHTTGPEIWRQTDGKVDAWLASLGTGGTFSGTALFLKEKNPKIKTIAAEPYGSAIYNFVKKGELSSEGNSFTEGIGNGRITENMKDAPFDDAIRVTDEECLEYIYTLLRKDGLFVGGSSGINVGAAVKLAKELGPGHTIVTILADSGARYQSRLYDQDWLKSKGYSIPEV, encoded by the coding sequence ATGGAGATCAAAAAAGGTTTTGCAGATGCGATCGGGAACACTCCTCTCATCCGTTTAAATTATTATTCGGACCTAACAGGGTGTGAAATTTTAGGGAAAGCGGAATTCTTAAATCCGGGCGGTTCCGTAAAAGATAGAGCGGCATTATTTATCATAGAAGAAGCAGAGAAGAAGGGACTCTTAAAGCCGGGTGGCACCGTGGTCGAAGGTACTGCCGGTAATACCGGGATCGGACTCGTACATATCTGTAATGCAAAAGGATATAAATGTCTGATCGTAATTCCGGATACACAATCCAAAGAAAAAATAGATTTGCTTAGGACACTTGGCGCGGAAGTAAGAACTGTCCCTGCAGTTCCCTATAAAGATCCTGGAAACTATGTAAAAGTTTCCGCTCGTATTGCGGAAGAAACTCCTAATTCGATCTGGGCCAATCAATTCGATAATGTGGCAAACCGTTTAGCACATTATCATACTACAGGACCTGAGATTTGGAGACAAACAGATGGAAAAGTAGACGCTTGGCTTGCATCTTTAGGAACAGGAGGAACATTCAGCGGGACTGCATTGTTCTTAAAGGAAAAAAATCCTAAGATCAAGACGATCGCTGCAGAGCCTTATGGATCAGCAATTTATAATTTTGTAAAAAAGGGAGAACTTAGTTCTGAAGGAAATTCTTTCACGGAAGGAATAGGTAACGGAAGAATTACCGAAAACATGAAAGATGCTCCTTTTGATGACGCGATCCGAGTCACAGATGAAGAATGTTTAGAGTATATTTATACACTTCTTCGCAAAGATGGATTATTTGTAGGTGGCTCAAGCGGGATCAATGTAGGAGCTGCAGTAAAACTTGCAAAAGAACTAGGACCTGGACATACCATAGTCACTATTCTTGCTGATAGCGGAGCGAGATACCAGTCCAGGTTGTACGACCAGGACTGGTTGAAATCGAAAGGATATTCTATTCCAGAAGTTTAG
- a CDS encoding LA_0442/LA_0875 N-terminal domain-containing protein: MKTLRSILPGPKSLSISVIFFMIAFGQVSAETILLKNGEKTYGTVIDQSTDTVTILKETKRQTLPKSQILKIIFKEIKDEAELAKLFDAEKKKLNKDGKKSEKEEQLDTILLEQMIKENSYKAVQKRLALIEKYIDEQDSSWEEYISANRNPWEPVWKSAILPGWGLSTMKHDNYARAYQIAIGLSIVVAIGGSQAATEQHNKAGNRLSKILFEDPVTYAQIQGSGITGASVVVTKMQSDSISEYNSFKSKEGQYENYSRAGLYMGVGLYLVQLAQSYFLGQKWATHNIIQTPSGEAVKEGFNFKSNYMPIAAGGASNLWEYRTDLRYVSTF; encoded by the coding sequence ATGAAAACTCTCCGCTCAATTCTACCAGGACCTAAGTCCTTATCAATATCCGTTATCTTCTTTATGATCGCATTCGGCCAAGTCTCGGCGGAAACGATCCTTTTAAAGAACGGCGAAAAAACCTATGGAACTGTAATCGATCAATCCACAGACACAGTTACAATTCTAAAAGAAACCAAAAGACAGACCTTGCCCAAATCTCAGATCTTAAAGATCATCTTCAAAGAAATCAAGGATGAGGCAGAACTTGCAAAATTATTCGATGCTGAAAAAAAGAAACTGAATAAAGACGGTAAGAAGTCTGAAAAAGAAGAACAATTGGACACCATTCTTCTGGAACAAATGATCAAAGAGAATAGTTATAAAGCGGTCCAAAAACGTTTGGCATTGATCGAGAAGTATATAGACGAACAAGATTCCAGTTGGGAAGAATATATTTCCGCAAACAGAAATCCTTGGGAGCCTGTTTGGAAATCCGCAATCCTACCGGGTTGGGGACTTTCCACCATGAAACATGATAATTATGCGAGAGCTTATCAGATAGCGATCGGTCTCTCTATCGTTGTTGCAATCGGTGGAAGCCAAGCAGCAACAGAACAACATAATAAGGCTGGGAATCGTCTGAGCAAAATTTTATTCGAAGATCCGGTTACTTATGCGCAGATACAAGGTTCAGGAATTACGGGAGCATCGGTTGTAGTAACTAAAATGCAATCAGATAGTATTTCCGAATATAACTCCTTCAAAAGTAAAGAAGGCCAATACGAAAATTACAGCAGAGCAGGACTTTATATGGGTGTCGGTTTGTATTTAGTTCAGTTGGCTCAGAGTTATTTTTTAGGCCAAAAATGGGCTACTCATAATATCATCCAAACTCCTTCCGGAGAGGCAGTGAAAGAAGGATTCAATTTTAAAAGTAATTATATGCCGATCGCAGCAGGTGGCGCGAGTAATCTTTGGGAATACCGCACCGACCTGAGATATGTAAGCACTTTCTAA
- a CDS encoding LIC_11321 family protein has translation MVNFRIWILALVLSSLYWTASSVSGVSPEQPKDSKTSEPSPKKEKPSKTQGCCRIKYEGGGIDYFPSTEEECVAKSGFQSFEKNSALCFQSLWD, from the coding sequence ATGGTAAATTTCCGAATTTGGATCTTGGCTTTGGTCTTGAGTAGCCTCTATTGGACCGCTAGCTCTGTTTCAGGGGTTTCTCCTGAGCAGCCAAAGGATTCCAAAACTTCGGAACCTTCTCCCAAAAAAGAAAAACCTTCTAAGACCCAAGGGTGTTGTAGGATCAAATACGAGGGCGGAGGGATAGACTATTTCCCTTCCACCGAGGAAGAATGTGTGGCCAAGTCTGGCTTCCAAAGTTTCGAAAAAAATTCAGCGCTTTGCTTCCAGTCTCTCTGGGATTAG